Part of the Thiohalophilus sp. genome is shown below.
ACGAACAGGCACAACAGGCGCTGGCGTTGCTGCAGGAGGTACTGGTGAAATTTATTGATCAGGGGCCCACCAAGGATGAACTGGCGCACGCAAAGAAGAATATCACCGGTGGTTTTCCGCTGCGTATCGACAGTAACAAGGATATCGTTGAGTACCTGGCCATGATCGAGTTCTACGGGTTACCGCACGACTACCTGGATACGTTTAATGAGAATGTCGAAGCCGTGAGCGCGGCCGATATTCGCGATGCCTTCCAGCGCCGCATCGACCCTGAAAAACTGCTCACCGTCACCGTCGGCAAGCAGGCTGAATAATATAAAAGCTTTGAACCACAGAGAACACAGAGGTCGCAGAGGATAATTAATGTTGTCTTGCGCCTTTTACCCATCTCTTGTGCAGGTCAGGTAGTGCACCTCTACCTGACTGAATTAACAAAGTCCGCTAAACACACCAACGAACGCAAATGAAATAAATAACTTCGAATGACGAACCGGGTTTGATCATGGCGGGACAGCGTAACCAGTTTCGGATCATCGGTGGGCAGTGGCGTGGCCGCAAGCTGGGGTTTTTCCCCGCGCCCGCTCTGCGACCGACACCGGAGCGGGTCAGGGAAACGTTGTTCAACTGGCTGGCCCAGGTAATTCAGGGCGCCCGGGTGCTGGATCTTTTCGCTGGCAGTGGCGCGCTCGGTTTTGAAGCGGCTTCGCGGGGTGCAGCGCGGGTCACGCTGGTGGACAGTCATCCACGCGTGGTGTCACAGTTGCAGCAGAATGTACGCCTGCTACAAGCGACACAGATGGCGGTATACCAGTCGGAGGTACTGCGTTATCTGCAACGACCCGGCGAAGCGTGCGAGGTGGTTTTTCTTGATCCGCCATATCAGTCCGCGGTGCTGGAGGCCTGTTTCAATCAACTGGAGGCGGGTGGCTGGCTGACAACCGATGCCTGGATCTACTTTGAACATGACAGCCATGGGCCGGCGCCGTCGTTACCGGCCAACTGGCAATTGCAGCGTGACAAACAGGCTGGGCAGGTGGCTTATCTGCTTGCCCGACGTCTGCAACCTGCCTGATTCGCCTGCTTGATTGCAGGGTATGGTCGCGACGTGGACGAACCGCTACACTAAGAGATAAAAATTCGGGGACAGTTTATGCGTATTGCCATCTATCCGGGTACCTTCGATCCGGTGACCAATGGTCACAGCGATCTGGTGCAACGTGCCAGTCGTCTGTTTGACAGGGTTATCGTTGCCATTGCCGCCGGCGGCACCGGCAAGCAACCGACGTTTTCACTGGAGGAGCGTATTGCCCTGGCCAACGAAGTATTGCAGCCGGACGACAATGTGACAGTCTGCGGATTTGATACGTTGCTGGTCGATTTTATGCGGCAACAAAATGCCACGGTGATCATTCGTGGCCTGCGCGCGGTCTCCGACTTTGAATACGAATTTCAGCTGGCCAGCATGAACCGGCATCTGGCGGCGAATATCGAAACGGTCTTTATGACGCCGGCCGAGGAGTATTCCTATATCTCCTCCAGCCTGGTACGAGAAGTCGCGAGACTGGGTGGGGATGTGTCGCCGTTTGTCCACGAGAAAGTTGTGGCTGCATTGACACGGCGAATGCGATAAAATTTTCACTCTTCAGGATTGATTTGGAGTTCGGCATGTCCCTACTGATTACCGATGAATGCATCAACTGCGATGTGTGTGAACCGGAGTGTCCGAATACAGCCATCTATCAGGGTGATGAGATCTACGAGATCGATCTGAATCTGTGTACCGAGTGCGTCGGACACTTTGATGAGCCCCAGTGTATTGAAGTCTGCCCGGTTGATTGCATTATCGTCGATCCGGATAATGAAGAGACCAGGGAGCAGCTGCAGGCCAAATACGAGAAATTGACCGCCCCGGCCTGAAGGCACCGGATCATTGATGTATAAAAAGCCCCTGTTGAGGGGTTTTTTTGTGCACGACAGAAAGGGAAAATAACCTCAGTTCGGGAATAACTGTGCTGATAACCAGTCCGCCAATGCACGCAAGTCGACCCGGATAGACTTACAATTGTTTCAGACTGTTTTGCATCTGCAATTCTGGCGAATAAGCGTTTGGCTTGTTTGCCTTCGTAACGTGATGGGGTTGTCGCAACCAATGGGAGAGGTCATGAGAATCGTTCGACTTTGCATTTTGTTAGTAATTGGCACGTTATTAACCGCCTGTGACAGGCCGACCCCGGATACGGCGGTGGCCTCAGCCCACCCTGTGGCGACTGAAGCGGGGCTGGGAATTCTGGATGCCGGCGGTAATGTGTTTGATGCGGCGGTTGCGGTCAGTGCGACGTTGGCGGTGGTCGAGCCCTACAGCTCCGGGCTCGGCGGCGGCGGTTTCTGGTTATTGCATGAGGCTGATACGGGCCGAAACGTGATGATCGATGGTCGCGAGAAAGCGCCGCTTCTGGCCCACCGTGATATGTACCTGGATAAGCAGGGAGAGGTGATCGACGGTTTGTCGGTGAACGGCCCCCTGGCCGCGGGCATTCCCGGTGAGCCGGCGGCCCTGGCGCATCTGGCAAAGGAATACGGTCGATTGTCGTTATCCGAATCGCTGGCGCCGGCAATTCGCGTCGCGCGTGACGGGTTTGCCGTGACACCCCATTATCAACGCATGGCCCGTTTTCGTCTGGAGGTGTTGCGCCGCTCACCGGCGGCGGCGAAAGTTTTTTTGCTGGACAATGACGTGCCGCCATTAGAGCATCTGATCCGGCAACCGGATCTGGCTGCGACGCTTGAACAACTGGCTCGCGAGGGTGCCGACGGTTTTTATCGTGGCAGACTGGCGGCGCGACTGGTCGGAGAAACCCGTGCCGCAGGCGGTATCTGGACCCGCGAGGATTTGAGCAGTTATCAAGTCGTGGAGCGCGAGCCGATCACCGGCACCTACGGCAATTACCGGATCATTTCCGCCGCACCCCCCTCGTCCGGTGGGGTGGCGCTGGTCACCATGTTGAATATTCTTGAAGATTACGAGCTGGCACAACGTCCCGCGGTCGATCGCAAGCATCTGATCATCGAAGCCATGCGCCGCGCCTATCGTGATCGAGCCGAGTATCTGGGCGACCCCGATTTTATCGAGATGAATATTGAACGCCTGACCAGCAAGGCGCACGCCGCCCGCCTGCGGCAAAGCATTGAACTCGAACAGGCCAGTGACAGCAGCATGTTGCCGCCGGTCACGGACAGTGATGAAGGCCGTGATACGACGCATTTTTCCATCCTGGATAGCGAAGGGAACCGCGTGGCTGCGACGCTGAGTATTAATTACCCGTTCGGCTCGGGCTTTATGCCGCCGGGAACCGGCGTGTTGCTGAATGACGAGATGGATGACTTTTCCGCCAAGCCAGGTGTACCGAATGTCTATGGACTGGTCGGGGCCGAAGCGAATGCCATCGAGCCGGGTAAGCGCATGCTCTCGAGCATGAGTCCGACTTTTGTGGAGCATGACGATCGGCTGGCAGTTCTCGGCACGCCAGGCGGTAGTCGGATCATTACCATGGTGCTGCACGGGATTCTGGGCTTTGTCGAGGGCCATGATGCGCAAACCATTGTCAGTCTGCCACGCTATCACCATCAATATCTGCCGGATCAGGTGCAGTATGAACCGCGGGCTTTGACGTCGGAGCAGCAGCGGGAACTGGCCGGTCGGGGCCATGTACTGACGGAACTGCACAACCGCTACGGCAATATGCAGCTGGTGATCCGGGATCGGTTGAACAACCAAATCGAGGCCGCCAGCGATCCGCGTGGCGAGGGGTTGGCAATTACCCGGTAATTTTAGCCGTCAGGTTAGCGGCGGGATGTCCGGGACTCGGTCATTTGATGATGATAAAAAAAGTAATCAAGTTTATGGTTCTTGGCATGGTACATGGCGACATCGGCCCGGTGCAGCAGGCTGGTACGACCGTTACCGTCGTCGGGATAGATAGCAATACCGATGCTTAGATGGGTTGTTACCGTGGTATTGTGAATATCCATCGATGGCCAAATGGCAGCTGTCAGTTTTTTTGCGATCTCATCGACCTGTTCAATGCTCTCTATCTCAGGCAGAACCACGGCGAATTCATCTCCCCCAAGGCGCACGAGAAGATCATGACTGGTAATATCGGCCAGTGAAATGCCCTGGTTGTCCGTCAATGTCGGGGTGCGCAAAACGTTATCCATACGTGAAGCGATTTCGCACAGCAGCATATCACCGGCCTCGTGACCGAACTTGTCATTTACCAGCTTGAACTCATCCAGATCAATTAAAAACAGGGCAAAGCGTTGTCCGCGATCGCGGTATTCGTTGAGCAGATAATCGATATAATCATTAAAAAGCCCGCGATTGGGCAGATGGGTCAGGGGGTCGGTGTAGGCCATGCGCTCCAGGCGGCCATAAAGATCGTGCAGTTTACCGGCCATCAGGTTAAAGTCATCGATCAGCTGGTTGATTTCGATAATATTGCTGCGCGATGCAATCGGTTCGCCCAGCAGTTTGTTATTGCCATGCAACCGTTGCAAGTGGCTATTAAGCATTTGCAAGGGGCGAATCAGCGTACGACGCAGCAGGAACAGGG
Proteins encoded:
- the rsmD gene encoding 16S rRNA (guanine(966)-N(2))-methyltransferase RsmD — its product is MAGQRNQFRIIGGQWRGRKLGFFPAPALRPTPERVRETLFNWLAQVIQGARVLDLFAGSGALGFEAASRGAARVTLVDSHPRVVSQLQQNVRLLQATQMAVYQSEVLRYLQRPGEACEVVFLDPPYQSAVLEACFNQLEAGGWLTTDAWIYFEHDSHGPAPSLPANWQLQRDKQAGQVAYLLARRLQPA
- the coaD gene encoding pantetheine-phosphate adenylyltransferase, with product MRIAIYPGTFDPVTNGHSDLVQRASRLFDRVIVAIAAGGTGKQPTFSLEERIALANEVLQPDDNVTVCGFDTLLVDFMRQQNATVIIRGLRAVSDFEYEFQLASMNRHLAANIETVFMTPAEEYSYISSSLVREVARLGGDVSPFVHEKVVAALTRRMR
- a CDS encoding YfhL family 4Fe-4S dicluster ferredoxin, which produces MSLLITDECINCDVCEPECPNTAIYQGDEIYEIDLNLCTECVGHFDEPQCIEVCPVDCIIVDPDNEETREQLQAKYEKLTAPA
- the ggt gene encoding gamma-glutamyltransferase, with protein sequence MGLSQPMGEVMRIVRLCILLVIGTLLTACDRPTPDTAVASAHPVATEAGLGILDAGGNVFDAAVAVSATLAVVEPYSSGLGGGGFWLLHEADTGRNVMIDGREKAPLLAHRDMYLDKQGEVIDGLSVNGPLAAGIPGEPAALAHLAKEYGRLSLSESLAPAIRVARDGFAVTPHYQRMARFRLEVLRRSPAAAKVFLLDNDVPPLEHLIRQPDLAATLEQLAREGADGFYRGRLAARLVGETRAAGGIWTREDLSSYQVVEREPITGTYGNYRIISAAPPSSGGVALVTMLNILEDYELAQRPAVDRKHLIIEAMRRAYRDRAEYLGDPDFIEMNIERLTSKAHAARLRQSIELEQASDSSMLPPVTDSDEGRDTTHFSILDSEGNRVAATLSINYPFGSGFMPPGTGVLLNDEMDDFSAKPGVPNVYGLVGAEANAIEPGKRMLSSMSPTFVEHDDRLAVLGTPGGSRIITMVLHGILGFVEGHDAQTIVSLPRYHHQYLPDQVQYEPRALTSEQQRELAGRGHVLTELHNRYGNMQLVIRDRLNNQIEAASDPRGEGLAITR